The DNA region TTGTTCAACACCCCAGTCTGAGCACCAGACGTCTGAGTAATCACTGAAGACGCCGAGTTGGACCTTGCTGGTGACCCCGGCCTTGGGTTGACAAAAGAtgcggctggtggtggagatggggctGTAAACGAGCTGGCAGAGTCGCGATGGCGATGCTGGGAGCCgtttggaaaaggggaaggaggtgccAGCACCGAAGTGGGGGTTGGTACAGGCGTATTTTGGTTCGAGACAGCAGTGCCTTGGGGCTTTGGAGGCCCGAGTTCGCCCGTGTACACAGTACCAAGCTCACCCGGCAGGAACGACAATGTAGAGCAGAATCCATCAGAAGACGAGATCAGCAGCGTCAAACCATCACTTGACCTGGAAAAAATGTTAGTCTGAAACCATCTTGTTGACGCTTCCGGATGAACTTACCAAGTCAAATCAGTAAATGTGGCGCAATGAAGGTTGCTCACGATACAGATCGGGGTGTGTTGTTGAGTATCGTACAACAGCACCGAATCCTGGGTAGCCACCGCATATATCATTCGATACGGCAATGCAAAGGCAGGCTTGGGTCCTGGTGTTTGCACGCCTGTCTCCAAACTCAGCACCCTGGAGTTGGACGTGACTGTTTCAACCAatgacggcggcggaggcggttCCATCTGTGAGGGTGCTGGGGAAGGTTTCGTAACAGCCTCGGGCAACGGTGGGATGGCATCTTCAGAAGAAGATGTGTCGATAGTAATATGCTTGGTAACAGGAGGTGACTGCCTCAGCGTATACACGACTGGTGAACATCTGACTGCGACAGATGGCTTTTTGTGCCCTGGTAGATGTGCAATGGGAGGTTTGTTGATGCCTCCTCTGGTGTAAATGTACACGGTATTTGTCACCTCGAACGTGGGTTTCTGGCCCTCAACTTGGTGCTGGGTCTGATATTGCCCAGCAGGGGTGAGAAGAAGACTTCCGTCGGGAGTAAAAGTAAGTCGCCTGAAGAAGGAAGTCAGAGTCTCGTTTGCGTAGAGACTCGCGTTCTTCATTCCTAAGCTTGCGCCATGCATGTGCGGCTTTGGTGAAGCCTCTATCGGCATCACTGCCGGCAACGGCATCGACGGCGCTGGTGAGACCGAGCGTCTCGAAGAGAACGATGACCTCCGGCTGTGACTAACAACACTTGGGGGGTTCATCGGGAGAGCCATTGAGGTGGGGGTCCCTGGAGCGGATGGAACAGGAGAGCCAATCGCCACTCCTGGCACATTGTCAAGAACCGACCGATACCCCAATTCAGGAGGGGCGGGACTGTGGGAAGAGATCCGCCGCGCCGGAAGATCAGCTTTGACGTGGCTTGCAATTTTTGATGGCTCTTTATCGTTGCAGCCTAGAGTATACTGCCCGTCCTTGGTCTTCAGCGAGTAAATATGCACGGCACGATCCGAGGATTGCGTGGCGATATACTCGTTCAACGGGTCCCATGCAACACCCTGGACATAGTGACTATGTTCGGCAATTTGTCGAACTAGCGTGCCTAGGAAAACATTAGCAAGGCGTGCACTTGAAAGCTCCTGAAGCACTACGCACCTGTTGCAGCGTTGTAGATTCGGGCAACGTTATCCATACTTCCGATAATGAAGTAGGATGCATCCGGCGCCCAAGCCAAATCGAAAATCTCCGTCCCAGAAGACCTGCACATGTGTTTTCTCCGCCAAAACTCTTTGGCTTCGGggtccgcctcctccccaaagccAGCGGATCGGGAGTCGGAAGGGACCCATAGGATCACATTACCGTCGTCACCAGCAGATGCGAGGATGTCGCCTGAAGAACCGAATAGGTTAGCATAGAACAAACAACATCGAACAGAATactggaggagggagattcCGGCTTACCTTTCGGAGCCCACCGTACCACATTCACGGCTTGTGTATGTGTTGAAAGAGTGGCTAGATATTCCACCTTGCGGTCTTCGCCATCATCTTCGATCTTCCAGAGCTACCCATGTGCAAAGTCAGCACTTAGACCCTTGAAGAGCAAGCAGGTATGGGATAACCTACTCGGACCTTGTTGTCTCCAGCACCAGTAGCCAGTCGTCCACCACCATTGGGCTGGAAATGTGCAGAGTATATAGGATATGGGTTGACATCAACATgccagttgatgatgagcgGTTGGGCCTTCATTTTTGTGGTCGACAGAGCTCTGCAGTTATGCTGTAGCTGGATTGGATGGATGGGCGTTTGCTGCGTCCAATCCGCAGCTGTGACTTTCTGCTGGTGTGCACGACTTCTCGGTAGAGCTGGAAAGATGATGGTAGAGGACGGGCGGGAGTGGATCGTGGATCGTGTGGATCGTGGTCTGGGACGAAGGGAGAGATGAACCAATTCGAAATTTGCAGGAGAGTTGGGAGGGTAATCGTGAGATCGCCGGCTGGTCCAAGATGAATGTTGGTGGATTGGCGGAAGCGAAGGCACGGTCGGTGTCTGCGGCCGGAAGCTCGTGCGACTCAAGGCGACATGGATTTCTGATGCAGCTTCCAGTCCTGCACATTTGTCACCGACAAGACGGCTGCACTTTAGACAAACGCTAGTCAAAGCAGTTCAAACGGCCATTGTTGTGGATAATAAAGCGCAGGCTTGCTTTCCTACTTGTCAATTGGAATTGGAAAAAAGGGAAATCCGGCCGCCGGCTTACAAGATGTCTGGGAAACAGGAAACACTGCCAACGCCTTGTCTTGAGAGCTGCTGACGCCTTTTCCATAGAAGCCAAGCACCACGCTTCCACTGAAAGTCGCGTTTTGGCGTCACGGGCTCGCCAATCAAGAGAACGGAGTTACGGGACTGCATTAGCCGCATTgtccaccatcgccaagccAATTATTCTAAAGACACCTGGGCGTTGATGAATCAATGATTAGACTATAAGCCTGGCGATTAGATATGGCGGGGTCATGAGCTTTATCTACTCCGCTTCTGCTGAACCTGAGAAGTGAGATATCCCCAGGAAGCCTTTCAGGGGCTAGTCACTCACTCCATTCAACATGCCGGCTTGTGTCGGTCTTTAGCACTTGCTCCCAGTCATAGCGCGGGAAGGCTATGTCTGATCAGGTATTACTTAAAGCCTTCAAGCTCATAATTTCGAGAAGATCAATTCGATGACTCAGTAGCTTCTTACTCACATGTTattcctcgccgcccgctTGCCAGGAAGTCATCCTACTGCGTATACAGCCTCCCCACGAAGGTCAATATACGTGACGAGAAAATGGCGGCAATAAGCTTCATGCAAGATATGCGTACAGTTACTGTGCAACACACCATAGATACCTACCAGGACGATGGATGGCGATGTCTTGGTCCGCTCTTCTGCGCTGCGAATTAAGGCTCATGTACCCGGGGGGCGCGGTGGAGAGGTGATTACGTGCAGGTCCCATTCTTGAGCCGGACCAAGATATGGAAATGCAAACTTCAGACTCGGCAGTTGGTGAGTTCCTACTGCTTGGGCCATGAACTGGCGGAGGGAGCATATATCGCGCCATTCTCATTGCTACTGGAAGAGCTGCAGAAGAACGGGATGAAGTGATGTTGAAAATAAGCAGCTGCCAAGAACAGAAGTCCACCCGTTCAAGCGCCAAGACGGGTGTCACTCATAAGGCGGGGAGGTACATCTCGTTAGGCATCTCAACTTCATCAATGAGACACCTGCCTTCAGTTCTCAGTCATCCGCAACAATGATGTAAGATAACAGCTCAAAGACTTGATCAGTCTTCAGATAGTGTGGCAATCAATCCTAACGTCTGCCTCATGATATATGCTTCGAGTCTGCCTTGAGCAATACACCTACCGCCCTCGCATATTGCGTATCCCTCGCATTATGAAGATGCAGTTCGATACCACGGTGGACGATCCCTTCTGGGAAATCCCGGTAGACCCTTTTGCTGTAACTTGAAGCTCCACGGTGCGGGTGCTTGATATTCTCAACGAGTCACACCGCCTCTCAGCAAAATCCACTAAACAAGATCTGATAAGAGTTCTCTACAGGCTGGACAGGAGCTAGATCAGTCGAAAGAGCATGCAATCACGATTAACCTCCAACTTTTCGCCAGTGTGCTATAGTCGCACGGGAATACGGCAAACTGCAATATTATTCAAATCCCGTCCCCAATGTGGCTGACCCCGCAGCTCCAGGGCCTTTGAAGGCCCCTGTGGCAGCCCTGTTGTTCTATCGCGGCTGCATACCACCTTCTCAACTCTGCCTAGAAACTTGCATGCAGGGTGCCGTTCGCGATCCCagaccctcaccaaccccccagcaTTGGTAAATCGACGATGCATCTGGCTGTATGTATCTTCACCGCATGACTCAACAGTTCCGTGCAACCGCACACTCCATAACCCGAGAAGCTTGTGCTAGACGTATCTTGCTACGAATACAACGGAAGGGTGGCATCGACTACCCTACCTTCCCAATGACTAGAGTTGGAGTGGACGGAAGTTGATGAACACGATAATTTGTAAGTTGGGACTCATCTGATACTGTTGGTCTCACTATCGTTATCCGTATATCTCAATCGCTCCTGCCCCTGTTCTCAAtcgctccttccctccttcctgAGGTGCCCTGTTCCCCGTTACGTTGTGTTATCAGTTCTTAATTCCGCTTTTGGTTCTCCGCCGCCAACTGGGGCTTTGTAAAAATTTCACCAacactctcctcctccaacaactgCGGTAAGATTGTGGTGGAACGCGGAATCCACTCCATCAACTACGAACCATAAACAAACACCCAGGACGGACGTCTTACAAGTACCTCTTGATTATCGATTTGGCTACAATATCTTCAACTCACTGGTTGGCGACCAGCACTGCAGTCTACTATGGGATCTGGCGATTCTATGCTAGTCACGGTTGCTACGAGCCTCGCATTCATCGGTCTATGTTCTCTCCCAGCCGTTTCTAGCGTTCTGCTGCGGTCACGCAGacaagatggggaccgggaCACGTACGAGGACGCCGATGGCAAGGCGACATCCGAGTCTGTGAAGGCTTTCTCAACAAAGTTGTCAAAGACATGCATCTTGATCTTCGCGAATTCGGGATTTGCGATTTCACTTGCGACTGCTCTGTTGTTCACACACTCCAGTGGGATCCAGCTTCAGCAATGGCTGAACACAGTATCGTGGGTGAGTTATGGCGTGAAAAGGCCATAGAGCTGGTGTCTCAGTTCGGTAGTGTTAACGATACATGGCAGGGTGCGTTACTGTTCCAGTCGGTTGCTATCACTTGGAGCAGAAGCTCCGTGCAAGCCTACGATCTTGGAATCTACAGTTTTCTGTCCTCTCTCACCTTAGCTGGCGCCCTGATCATTCAGGGCACCAAGTCAGCCGAGTCTCTTCTCCAGGACAATAGAACCCTTTTCGCCCTTTGCGTAGTCGAGCTTGGTCTGGCTATATGCCTCTCGGTGGCCAGCGTCTCACTCCCGAGGAGACCGGACGTACTTTATGAGGGAGAACCAGTTGACCGGTTGTACAGTACCACAGCATTGGGCCGCTACACTTTCTCATGGCCGACAGCTCTTCTCACTCTCGCCTCGACTCAGAAGAACCTTGATATGACTGATCTCCCACGTCCCGATCATTACACCCGTGCCGCCTCTATATCCGAAGCATGGAAGAAACAGAACTCCAGCCGCCCGCTCTGGCTATCGATGCTCCTGGCTCACAAAACAGTCATCGCCGTTCAGTGGTTTCTTGCCCTTTGTACGTCGGTCCTGAATTTTGCGCCACAATGGGTCATCcttcagcttcttcgaaCGCTAGAGGATCGACAGCCCGGTACTAGCAGTGGAATGGATGCCTGGGCTTGGGTGTTCTGGCTCGGAATCTCTATTGTCGTTGGGTCGTGGCTTGAATCATGGCTCTTCTGGATGTCCTTTGCAAACCTGGCAATCCCCGTTCGTGCTCAACTCGGCGCTCTTGTTTTTGAAAAGTCCGTCCGCAAGAAAGACATCAAAGGAGTTTCTAAGTCGAAGGAAACGCCAACTGAGCCTGCGGAAGGGACCGAACCAGACGATACCAAGCCGACCAAGCTTGATGATGCGGATGAGCTTAAGCAGGGCAAGCAGAGCACTGTAAATCTGATTGGAGTTGATGCCAGGAGAGTTGGTGACTTTGCTGCCTTTCAGTACATGTTCCCAGGCAGCCTGTTCAAGCTTGTCGTATCAATCAGCTTCCTCATCAGTCTTCTGGGCTGGAGGGCGCTTTTCGCAGGTTTATCAGCAATGCTTGCCATCATGCCTGTCAATATCTATTTCAGCAAGAGGTATGCGGCCGCTCAGGACAGGCTGATGAAGACCAGAGACAAGAAAATGGAGGTGGTCACCGAGGCGCTCCAAGGAATCCGCCAAATCAAGTTCTCGGCCCTCGAACCTGACTGGGAGAACAAGATTGGAGCTGTACGAGAGCGAGAGCTTAGTGCCGTTTGGGACGTCTTTGTGACAGACACAATGTTGTTGGCATGCTGGATTACCAGCCCGATTCTTTTATCTGCTATTTCACTGGCAGTCTATGCTTACATCAACGGTTCGCTCACTCCGTCGGTTGCTTTTGTGAGTCTCGGTGTCTTCAAGGCCCTCGAGGTCACTTTATCCGTCATCCCAGAACTCACCACCGACCTTTTGGACTCATGGGTCTCGATCAAGCGTCTGGAAGAATATCTCAATTCTGCAGAGGTCTCTAAGATTTCCAAAGACGGCGAGGAAGTGAAGTTCGACAGGGCCTCTATCGCCTGGCCAGCAGATGACAggacagaggaggatgaccGGTTTGTTCTTCGCGATATCAGTGTCAATTTTCCGAGAGGAGAGCTCTCTGTCATATCCGGAAAAACTGGCACGGGAAAAAGCTTGATGCT from Podospora pseudoanserina strain CBS 124.78 chromosome 1, whole genome shotgun sequence includes:
- the CAC2 gene encoding Chromatin assembly factor 1 subunit (COG:B; COG:L; EggNog:ENOG503NXAC) — encoded protein: MCRSSGTEIFDLAWAPDASYFIIGSMDNVARIYNAATGTLVRQIAEHSHYVQGVAWDPLNEYIATQSSDRAVHIYSLKTKDGQYTLGCNDKEPSKIASHVKADLPARRISSHSPAPPELGYRSVLDNVPGVAIGSPVPSAPGTPTSMALPMNPPSVVSHSRRSSFSSRRSVSPAPSMPLPAVMPIEASPKPHMHGASLGMKNASLYANETLTSFFRRLTFTPDGSLLLTPAGQYQTQHQVEGQKPTFEVTNTVYIYTRGGINKPPIAHLPGHKKPSVAVRCSPVVYTLRQSPPVTKHITIDTSSSEDAIPPLPEAVTKPSPAPSQMEPPPPPSLVETVTSNSRVLSLETGVQTPGPKPAFALPYRMIYAVATQDSVLLYDTQQHTPICIVSNLHCATFTDLTWSSDGLTLLISSSDGFCSTLSFLPGELGTVYTGELGPPKPQGTAVSNQNTPVPTPTSVLAPPSPFPNGSQHRHRDSASSFTAPSPPPAASFVNPRPGSPARSNSASSVITQTSGAQTGVLNNPPLIAGQVPSLTAVNSGKVTGVPITTPPETPRSSFVPPPAGTKRDTNEAETDDSLGNQNKRRRIAPTLVGSSTESNNGAGSEGSRA